The following are encoded in a window of Risungbinella massiliensis genomic DNA:
- a CDS encoding YetF domain-containing protein, whose product MSELRKEKTEDIQKVALALWEPGETISIFLNPQYQPLTPANTSIATKPFAFPRAIIKERKFDYDELLQLGKDEQWVVNKISKTYNVTIDDVLLATLDQNENLQIFLYK is encoded by the coding sequence TTGTCGGAACTACGAAAGGAAAAGACGGAAGATATCCAAAAAGTAGCACTGGCATTATGGGAACCGGGAGAAACAATTTCCATATTTTTAAATCCGCAATACCAGCCTTTAACACCTGCCAATACATCCATAGCAACAAAACCTTTTGCTTTTCCAAGAGCCATTATTAAAGAACGAAAGTTTGATTACGATGAGTTACTACAGCTTGGAAAAGATGAACAATGGGTTGTAAATAAGATCAGCAAAACGTACAACGTAACAATAGATGATGTTTTGTTGGCAACATTGGATCAGAATGAAAATCTACAAATATTTTTATACAAGTAG
- a CDS encoding phosphatidylglycerophosphatase A family protein — MGKPIHSLEVHEATLQKLAERGVTIEAIAEIVYEMQVPYAPELTKAACVESVVAVLKKREIQHAILVGIELDVLAEKNLLSEPLLSLVKVDEGLFGCDETLALGSVFGYGSIAVTTFGHLDKHKIGIIEQLDTTKNGPVNTFLDDLVASVAACASSRLAHRLRDEEEANVTDQALI; from the coding sequence ATGGGGAAACCAATTCACAGTTTAGAGGTTCATGAAGCTACACTCCAAAAGCTTGCAGAGCGAGGTGTGACGATAGAAGCGATTGCTGAGATTGTCTATGAGATGCAAGTTCCCTATGCTCCAGAGTTGACAAAAGCTGCATGTGTGGAAAGTGTAGTTGCGGTACTTAAAAAAAGAGAGATTCAACATGCAATTTTAGTCGGAATTGAACTAGATGTTTTGGCTGAGAAAAATCTTTTATCAGAGCCACTGCTCTCATTGGTAAAAGTGGATGAGGGGTTGTTTGGTTGTGATGAGACACTAGCCCTAGGCTCTGTTTTTGGCTATGGTAGCATAGCTGTAACGACATTTGGACATCTAGATAAGCATAAGATTGGAATTATTGAACAATTAGATACAACGAAAAATGGTCCTGTTAATACGTTTTTAGATGACTTGGTGGCAAGTGTTGCTGCTTGTGCTTCCAGTCGCTTAGCTCACCGATTACGAGATGAAGAAGAAGCGAATGTTACGGATCAAGCTTTAATTTAA
- the brnQ gene encoding branched-chain amino acid transport system II carrier protein, whose protein sequence is MKKTDTFFIGLMLFSMYFGAGNLMFPPFLGDQSGTSYWLAITGFIATGVGLPVVVLVAVALTTGGAQAIGNRVNPIFSKIFMVIIYLCIGPFLAIPRNATVAYEMGVKPFLGESVGTSPILLAVFIGVFFLITCLVSLNPSKMSEFMGRLITPTLLVAILILCVAGFIYLDSPVQAPTEAYQSGSFFKGFIEGYATLDALGSLAYGIVIMTAIHQKGVQDRGQLTKNTIKAGFIAGLILALVYISLGIIGTKMSVGTYENGVEILVVSSSYLFGSGGTVLLGLIFTLACFTTVVGLTTACGQYFSKLMPKLSYHMVVILISLVGFTVSNLGLNQILTISAPFLVTAYPITIVLITLVFFDKYLKGSKKVYGSAVLFTGIVAIFDGVKAFGFHLGPIQPFIDSLPLASSGLGWVIPAIVGTIIGLVVEKVSDNKSKKQGKAQIV, encoded by the coding sequence ATGAAGAAAACAGACACATTTTTTATCGGACTTATGCTATTTTCCATGTACTTTGGTGCCGGAAACTTAATGTTCCCACCCTTTTTAGGAGATCAATCAGGTACCTCCTATTGGCTAGCTATCACTGGATTTATCGCTACAGGAGTTGGTTTACCAGTGGTCGTCCTAGTAGCTGTCGCTTTAACAACAGGGGGAGCACAGGCGATCGGAAATCGTGTAAATCCTATCTTTAGCAAAATATTCATGGTAATCATCTATCTCTGTATCGGGCCATTCTTAGCGATTCCACGTAATGCTACCGTAGCTTATGAGATGGGAGTCAAGCCTTTTCTCGGAGAGTCAGTTGGAACTTCCCCGATCTTACTAGCTGTATTTATCGGAGTTTTCTTTCTGATCACATGCCTAGTTAGTCTGAATCCATCCAAAATGTCGGAATTTATGGGCCGCTTAATCACTCCTACGTTGCTAGTAGCAATCTTGATTTTGTGTGTAGCAGGTTTTATTTATCTGGACTCTCCTGTCCAAGCACCTACAGAAGCCTATCAATCCGGGTCTTTCTTTAAAGGATTTATTGAAGGATATGCTACCTTGGACGCCCTTGGATCTCTTGCTTATGGGATCGTGATCATGACTGCAATTCACCAAAAAGGAGTACAAGATCGCGGACAATTGACGAAAAACACTATTAAAGCAGGATTTATTGCTGGATTGATTCTCGCTCTTGTTTATATCTCCCTCGGAATCATTGGAACAAAGATGTCTGTTGGGACCTATGAAAACGGAGTAGAGATCCTCGTCGTTTCCTCTAGCTATTTATTTGGATCGGGTGGTACAGTGCTACTAGGCTTGATTTTCACCTTAGCTTGCTTTACTACCGTAGTAGGACTGACCACAGCGTGTGGACAATACTTCTCCAAGCTGATGCCAAAACTGAGCTATCATATGGTTGTAATCCTTATCTCTCTGGTTGGATTTACCGTTTCCAATCTTGGTTTGAATCAAATTCTAACGATCTCTGCTCCATTCCTGGTAACTGCCTATCCGATTACAATTGTCCTAATCACTCTGGTCTTTTTTGATAAATACCTGAAAGGTTCCAAAAAAGTCTACGGAAGTGCTGTCCTCTTCACTGGAATCGTAGCCATATTCGATGGAGTAAAAGCCTTCGGATTCCATTTGGGACCGATTCAGCCTTTCATAGACTCCCTTCCTCTCGCCTCTAGTGGTCTTGGATGGGTCATCCCCGCGATCGTTGGAACAATCATTGGTCTTGTAGTAGAAAAAGTATCAGACAACAAATCGAAAAAACAAGGGAAGGCACAAATCGTCTAA
- a CDS encoding GNAT family N-acetyltransferase: protein MEIKIICSENTDCLSQIQNIRHKVFIVEQNVPEEIEKDGKDMESTLFLALHNDKPVGTCRMRLIDVQTAKAERIAVITEARGTGAGRKLMEALEEEAKSQGAKQIVMSAQTHALPFYKKLGYQTVGEVFFKADIEHIEMKKNI, encoded by the coding sequence TTGGAGATTAAAATCATTTGTTCTGAAAATACAGACTGTTTATCACAGATTCAGAATATTAGACACAAAGTATTTATCGTAGAACAAAATGTACCTGAAGAAATAGAAAAAGACGGTAAGGACATGGAATCAACTCTATTTCTCGCTCTACATAATGATAAACCTGTTGGCACTTGCCGAATGCGTCTGATAGATGTTCAAACAGCAAAAGCAGAACGTATCGCAGTAATCACTGAAGCTCGTGGAACAGGAGCAGGGCGCAAGTTAATGGAAGCTCTCGAAGAAGAGGCAAAAAGTCAAGGAGCAAAACAGATTGTAATGTCTGCGCAAACTCATGCTTTACCTTTTTATAAAAAACTTGGTTATCAAACAGTAGGGGAAGTTTTCTTTAAAGCTGACATCGAACATATTGAAATGAAAAAAAATATCTGA
- a CDS encoding PHP domain-containing protein, producing the protein MKFVDLHSHTTASDGKLTPLELLQYAKEKGLSALAITDHDTIEGAIEAAKYTKEFQLEIIIGVELNTVWNQREIHMLGYFVDPDNPRLQEQLITQREMRIARSEKILARLQELGIALTVNDVLSELNFNSARDILLPHIAELMVKKGFVSSKQEAFQRYIGKGKPAYVLPTALTPIEAIKLIQESGGVAVVAHPGIYQEEGLLPDLVEAGLDGIEVYHPDHGADEREKYAKLAKSYRLIITGGSDFHGEQEGKMFHGDLGSQAQFVAEDIIDQLRTARK; encoded by the coding sequence AGGACTCTCAGCTCTTGCTATTACGGATCATGATACAATCGAAGGAGCAATAGAAGCAGCAAAATATACCAAAGAATTTCAGTTGGAGATAATAATTGGAGTAGAACTCAATACTGTTTGGAATCAACGGGAAATTCACATGCTGGGCTATTTTGTAGACCCAGACAACCCAAGATTGCAGGAGCAATTAATAACTCAACGAGAGATGAGAATTGCTCGTTCAGAGAAGATCTTGGCACGCTTACAGGAATTGGGTATTGCGCTTACGGTGAATGACGTATTAAGTGAGCTGAATTTTAATTCTGCCAGGGATATTCTGCTACCACATATCGCGGAATTGATGGTAAAAAAAGGATTTGTCTCTTCGAAACAAGAAGCATTTCAGCGTTATATTGGAAAAGGGAAACCTGCATATGTATTACCAACTGCTTTAACACCAATAGAGGCAATAAAATTGATTCAAGAGTCTGGTGGTGTAGCAGTGGTAGCTCATCCAGGTATCTATCAGGAAGAAGGATTATTACCAGATCTGGTAGAAGCGGGTCTTGATGGAATAGAAGTTTATCATCCAGATCATGGAGCAGATGAAAGAGAAAAGTATGCCAAATTGGCAAAAAGTTATAGATTAATAATTACCGGTGGTTCTGATTTTCATGGGGAGCAAGAGGGGAAGATGTTTCATGGAGATTTGGGATCGCAAGCACAATTTGTTGCTGAAGATATAATAGATCAGCTTCGTACTGCCAGAAAATAA
- a CDS encoding DUF421 domain-containing protein, whose protein sequence is MVVVRFLDFVMALLLGNIIAHPLSDEELGLEGSMITMGVLVILYVVGVLVALRWNAIKKFFNPSPITLIENGQIDYRNLLKQG, encoded by the coding sequence TTGGTTGTTGTACGATTTCTGGATTTTGTGATGGCATTATTATTGGGGAATATTATTGCTCATCCTTTATCAGATGAGGAGTTGGGCTTAGAGGGTTCGATGATTACAATGGGTGTTTTGGTTATTTTATATGTGGTCGGGGTATTAGTGGCTTTGCGGTGGAATGCAATAAAGAAGTTTTTTAATCCTTCGCCGATCACTCTTATTGAAAATGGACAAATCGATTACCGAAATTTACTAAAGCAAGGATAA